Proteins encoded by one window of Vitis vinifera cultivar Pinot Noir 40024 chromosome 10, ASM3070453v1:
- the LOC100249202 gene encoding uncharacterized protein LOC100249202, translating into MSNQKNKKTEGDEVEELLRAAEDELLLNLSLNSHMSRVSTSYIDPDLDRRFEALKSSSSPSSKTNPPPQNPKLKDPVAKNVQTPQEPHLDADHDDLLARFAALKGSISEATATAADGDDDDDEEDEVDKVIRWAMDAARLENSPPTHQVAPENGKSIN; encoded by the coding sequence ATGAGTAACCAGAAAAACAAGAAGACAGAGGGAGACGAGGTGGAAGAGCTGCTCCGAGCAGCGGAGGACGAGCTCCTCCTCAACCTCAGCCTCAACTCCCACATGTCCCGCGTCTCCACCTCCTACATCGACCCCGATCTGGACCGCCGTTTCGAGGCCCTCAAATCTTCCTCTTCTCCTTCCTCCAAAACCAACCCACCACCGCAAAACCCAAAACTCAAAGACCCAGTTGCGAAAAATGTCCAGACTCCTCAAGAGCCCCATCTGGATGCCGATCATGATGACCTCTTGGCTAGATTCGCTGCTCTGAAGGGCTCAATTTCTGAGGCTACTGCCACTGCTGCTGATGGGGATGATGACGATGACGAGGAGGATGAAGTTGACAAGGTGATCCGATGGGCCATGGATGCTGCTCGTCTTGAGAATTCGCCTCCTACCCACCAAGTGGCCCCCGAAAATG